A region of Vitis riparia cultivar Riparia Gloire de Montpellier isolate 1030 chromosome 1, EGFV_Vit.rip_1.0, whole genome shotgun sequence DNA encodes the following proteins:
- the LOC117924360 gene encoding protein KNATM-like — protein METNCGEKEKISPGFVGESAGAQEDEEILRKRISGHPLFGLLIENHLNCLKVGLGEFGEVGITTEPDKASDSKPNINDIIQNPSDLDHFMEAYCMALSNLKEGIEEAQQESASFIKATYLQLGELTHTNHP, from the exons ATGGAAACCAACTGCGgtgagaaagagaaaataagccCGGGATTTGTAGGAGAAAGTGCCGGCGCACAAGAGGATGAAGAGATTCTCAGGAAGAGAATCTCAGGCCACCCTCTGTTCGGCCTTCTGATTGAGAACCACCTGAACTGTTTGAAG GTGGGGTTAGGCGAATTTGGAGAGGTTGGTATAACAACTGAACCAGACAAAGCATCTGACTCCAAACCCAACATTAACGACATCATTCAGAATCCATCCGACCTCGATCACTTCATG GAAGCATACTGCATGGCACTGAGCAACCTGAAAGAGGGCATAGAGGAAGCGCAACAAGAATCTGCATCTTTCATCAAGGCCACCTACCTTCAGCTTGGAGAGCTCACTCACACCAACCACCCTTAA